Genomic DNA from Nocardioides aquaticus:
ATCAACGAGGGCGGCGCCTACCTCAACAACGTGCGGGTCGACGACGCGGACGCCGTGCCCGGAGCCGACGACCTGCTGGCGGGACGCTGGATGGTGCTGCGGCGGGGCAAGAAGCGTTTCGCCGGCGTGGAGGTCGGGGTCGACGCATGAGTGAGGACGCGCGCTGGCTCGCGGGCCTGGGGGAGCAGGCTCGGGCACGGCTGCCCCGCGAGGTCTACGACTACGTCGCGCAAGGCGCCCGGGAGGGCGTCACCGCGGGGGAGGCGGCCTGGGCGTGGCACGGCCACCGGTTGCACCCGCACGTCCTCCGCGACGTCACCGACGTCGACCTGTCGGTGCCGGTGCTCGACGGTCGGGCCGGAGTGCCGTGGGGCATCGCCCCGACGACGTTGCAGGGTGCGGTGCATCCCGACGGCGAGCTGGCCGTCGCCCGGGCGACGGCCGAGGTCGACGGCCTGATGGTGCTGACCAGCAACGCCGGGGTGACGGTCGAGGAGGTGGCCGCCACCGGTGTGCGGTGGTGGTTGCAGGCCTACCTGCCCTCGGACCGCACCCTGGCGATCCCGCTGCTGCGACGGGCGGTAGCCGCGGGGGCGGGCGCGGTGGTGCTGACCGTGGACACCCCGGTGGTGGCCACCAAGTACGCCGCGGAGCGCGCCGCGGTCGAGCGCCGGCACCCCGACCTGGTCGGGACGAACCTGGAGCTGGCCGCGCCGAACGCGGAGAAGGCACTGGACCTCGGACCGCACGACCTCGACTGGCTGAGGGAGCTGACGGGACTGCCGGTGGTGGTCAAGGGGGTCCTGCGCGCCGACGACGCGGTGCGCTGCGTGCAGGCCGGCGCCGCTGCGGTGTGGGTCAGCAACCACGGGGGACGCCAGCTCGACCGCGCGGTGGCGACCGCCGCCGCGCTGCCGGACGTGGTCGCCGCCGTCGGCGGGCGCGCCCAGGTCTACGTCGACGGGGGAGTGCGCAGCGGGATCGACGTCGTCACCGCGCTGGCGCTCGGTGCCGACGCGGTCTTCCTGGGGCGACCGGTGATGTGGGCGCTGGTCGAGGGGGAGCTCGGGGTGGCCCGGATGCACCGCGAGATCGGCGTCCAGACCGTCGAGACACTGCGCCTGGCGGGGTGCTCGTCGGTCTCCGACGCCCGCGGCCTGGCGTCGCCGGCCGGCCTCAGGAGCCTCGCGCAAGCCGCTGACCTGCAATGACGGGCCGTCAGGGCGTCATGTGGCCCGGGTCACCAGACCCCGAGTTGGCATGACGGGCAGACGTCATCTAATGTTTCATCTGTCGCCAGGGAGCGGCGGGAAACAAGATCCGGTCCGGATCGGGTTTCCGGCCCCGAGGTGGCAGTCTCCGCACCAGCAGCACCGGATGCGGCCAGGACGTTAGTCCAGGTCACCGGAGCGAGCCGCGGGGGCCAACGGTCACGGGACCGAACCAGAGATGGTGAGGCCTGTGTGCGCGTGATGTTTGAGAACTCAACAGTGTGTCTTGTTTAGTCGATGAGAATTAGTTTGTATGCCCTTACTTTTTGTTTGGGTTTGTTTTTTCGGCAATGATTCTGGTCAAAGCAATTTGGTCAGGGTTTGTTTTTTGTCGGGTTTGGCTTTCAATGGAGAGTTTGATCCTGGCTCAGGACGAACGCTGGCGGCGTGCTTAACACATGCAAGTCGAGCGGTAAGGCCCCTTCGGGGGTACACGAGCGGCGAACGGGTGAGTAACACGTGAGTAATCTGCCCTCCACTTTGGGATAAGCCTCGGAAACGGGGTCTAATACCGGATATGAGCTTCCTACGCATGTGGGTTGCTGGAAAGTTTTTCGGTGGGGGATGTGCTCGCGGCCTATCAGCTTGTTGGTGGGGTAATGGCCTACCAAGGCTTCGACGGGTAGCCGGCCTGAGAGGGTGACCGGCCACACTGGGACTGAGACACGGCCCAGACTCCTACGGGAGGCAGCAGTGGGGAATATTGGACAATGGGCGGAAGCCTGATCCAGCAACGCCGCGTGAGGGATGACGGCCTTCGGGTTGTAAACCTCTTTCACCTCCGACGAAGCGAAAGTGACGGTAGGGGGAGAAGAAGCACCGGCCAACTACGTGCCAGCAGCCGCGGTAATACGTAGGGTGCGAGCGTTGTCCGGAATTATTGGGCGTAAAGGGCTCGTAGGCGGTTTGTCGCGTCGGGAGTGAAAACACCGGGCTTAACTCGGTGCTGGCTTCCGATACGGGCAGACTAGAGGTATTCAGGGGAGAACGGAATTCCTGGTGTAGCGGTGAAATGCGCAGATATCAGGAGGAACACCGGTGGCGAAGGCGGTTCTCTGGGAATTACCTGACGCTGAGGAGCGAAAGTGTGGGGAGCGAACAGGATTAGATACCCTGGTAGTCCACACCGTAAACGTTGGGCGCTAGGTGTGGGACCCGTCCACGGGTTCCGTGCCGCAGCTAACGCATTAAGCG
This window encodes:
- a CDS encoding alpha-hydroxy acid oxidase → MSEDARWLAGLGEQARARLPREVYDYVAQGAREGVTAGEAAWAWHGHRLHPHVLRDVTDVDLSVPVLDGRAGVPWGIAPTTLQGAVHPDGELAVARATAEVDGLMVLTSNAGVTVEEVAATGVRWWLQAYLPSDRTLAIPLLRRAVAAGAGAVVLTVDTPVVATKYAAERAAVERRHPDLVGTNLELAAPNAEKALDLGPHDLDWLRELTGLPVVVKGVLRADDAVRCVQAGAAAVWVSNHGGRQLDRAVATAAALPDVVAAVGGRAQVYVDGGVRSGIDVVTALALGADAVFLGRPVMWALVEGELGVARMHREIGVQTVETLRLAGCSSVSDARGLASPAGLRSLAQAADLQ